A window of Microbispora hainanensis genomic DNA:
GTGAGGAAGACGTCCACGCCCGCGGCCCTGGCCGTGCCCAGCAGGGAGTCGCCCGCGCCGCCGCAGACGGCGACGGTCCGCACCGGCCTGCCGGGATCTCCCGCGACCCGCAGCGGCCCCGCCGTACGGGGCAGGCCCGAGGCGGCCAGCGCCGCGAACTCCCCCAGCGGCATCGGAGCGGGCAGGTCGCCGATCCGGCCGAGCCCGCGCCGCGGGTCGTCGGCGGAGGGCTGGAGGGGCCGCAGATCCCCGGTCAGGCCGATGGCCCGCGCGAGCGCGTCGGAGACCCCGGGATCGGCGACGTCGGCGTTGGTGTGCGCGGCGTAGAGCGCGGCGCCGCCGCGGATGAGCCGGTGCACGACCCGGCCCTTGAAGGTGGTGGCGGCGACGCTCGTGGTGCCGCGCAGATAGAGCGGGTGGTGGGTCACGACGAGGTCGGCCCCCCAGCCGAGGGCCTCGTCCACGACCACGGCGACCGGGTCGACCGCGAACAGGACCTTCCGTACGGCCTGCTCCGGGTCGCCGCAGACGAGGCCCACCGCGTCCCAGGACTCGGCCCACGAGGGGTCGTACAGCGCCTCCAGGCACTCGACCACCTCGGCGAGGGTGCAGGAGATCGATTCCACCCGCGCACACTACAGCCTGCTGGCGGAACGATCCGGAAAGAGTAACGTCCCCATTGACCCCGCCGTCAGGAAGGATTCCCCGCGTGCCCGTCGACACCGTGCCCGTTGATCAGCAGAGCCTGCACGTCAGGTCCGTGGTGGCCGAGACCCACAACGACCTGCTCATGGCCGTCTCGGCCCGGCCGCCCGCGATGTGGGCCTCGTTCTTCCGCGAGCGGTGGCTCCCGCAGCTCGTCGATGGCGGCGTCGACGTGCAGGTGCTGCCCGTGTTCGTGGAGAGCCAGTTCCGCCCGGAGGGCGCGCTGCGCCAGACCCTGCGGATGATCGAGTGCGCCCACGTGCTGGCCGAGGGCAGCCCCGACGCGGTCGCGCTGTGCCACGACGGGCAGCAGATCGACGAGGCCCTCGCCCTCGGCAGGATCGCCCTCGTGCTCGCGCTGGAGAGCATGCCGGGGATCGACGAGAGCGTCGAGCTGATCCCGACCCTGCACCGCCTCGGAGTCCGGGTCGCCTCGATCGCCCACTGGGGCCGTACGGCTCTCGCCGACGGCAGCGGCCAGGACGGCACCGGCTCCAGGCTCACCAGCCACGGCGTCGAGGCGCTGCGCGAGATGGAGCGGCTCGGCATGCTCTTCGACATCTCGCACCTGGGCGCCACGGGCGTCGCGCACGTGCTGGAGATCGCGACCCGGCCCGTCATCGCGACCCACTCCTCCGCCCGCGCCCTGCGCGACCATCACAGGAACCTCACGGACGAGCAGCTCAGGGGCGTCGCCGCGGGCGGCGGCGTCGTGTGCGTGAACTTCCTCGCCGCCTTCCTCACCGAGGACGCCCGCTCGGCCACGATCGACCATCTCGTGGACCACATCGAGCACATCGCGGGCGTCGCCGGCATCGACCACGTGGGCCTCGGCCCCGACTTCATGCGCGAGGTGAACGAGGACCTCACCCCGCCGTGCTGCGAGGGCTTCAGCTATTCCGGGATCGACTCCAACGCCGCCGTCCCCGGGCTGGAGGGCCCGCGCGGCCTGCCGCTGGTGACCGACGCGCTGGTCAAGCGGGGATTCTCCGAGGAGGAGATCCAGAAGATCCTGGGCGCCAACGTGATGCGCCTGTTCCGCGCCGAGCTGGGCCGCCCCGCCCATGACAGGCCCGCTCACGGGCTCGCCCAGGACGGGCCGGTCGAGGGCCGGGAACGACCCGAACCGGAACGGCCGCGACCGTGAACCTGGAGGCCATGCTGGCCGACCTTGAGGAGCTGGTGCTCTGCGAGTCCTACTCCACCGACCACGAGGCGGTGGCGCGCAGCGCCCGCGTCGTGGGGGCGTTGGGCCGCAGGCTGCTGGGGGCCGAGCCGGAGACCCTCGTCATCGACGGGGTCACCCATCTGCGCTGGTCGTTCGGCCGGCCGCGGGTCCTGCTGCTCGGCCACCACGACACGGTCTGGCCGATCGGCACGCTGCGCGAGCACCCCTGGTCGGTGCGGGACGGGGTGGCGCGGGGGCCGGGCGTGTTCGACATGAAGGCCGGTCTCGTGCAGCTCTTCCACGCGGTCGCCTCGCTGCCGTCCCCCGACGGGCTGACCGTGCTCGTCGTCGGCGACGAGGAGCTCGGCTCGCCGACCTCCCGCCCGCTGATCGAGTCGATCGCGTCGCGGTGCGCCGCCGCGTTCGTGCTGGAGGCCAGCGCGGACGGCGGCGCGCTGAAGACGGCGCGCAAGGGCATCTCGCGCTACGAGCTGACCGTGCACGGCCGGGCCGCGCACGCCGGTCTCGAACCCGAGCTGGGGGCCAACGCCGGCGTCGAGCTGGCCCACCAGGTGCTGGCCATCGCGGGCATCGCCGCCCAGGTCGACTCGTCGTCCAGGGCGGGGGCGACGTCGGTGACCCCCACCATGCTGACGGCGGGGACGAGCACCAACACGGTGCCGGCCCGGGGCCGGGTGGCGGTCGACGTCCGCGTGCCGGACCGCGCGGCGCAGCGCCGGGTGGACGAGCTGATGCGCGCGCTGACCCCGCGCACCCCGGGCGTCCGGCTGGAGCTGCGCGGCGGGCCGAACCGCCCGCCCCTCGACCCCGCCGCCTCCGCCGGGCTCTTCGAGGTCGCCGTACGGCTCGCCGCCGAGCTGGGCATGGCGCCGCTGCGCGGGGCGTCGGTCGGCGGCGGCTCGGACGGCAACTTCACCGCCGGGGTGGGCTGCCCGACACTCGACGGCCTCGGCGCGGTGGGAGGCGGCGCGCACGCCGCGAACGAGCACGTGCTGGTCGCCGAGATGCCGGCCCGCGCCCGCCTGGTCGCGGCGCTGGCCGAGTATGTGCTGTCGGGCGGGCCCGTCAACGGCAGGCCCGTCAACGGCGGCATCGACACCGCGCCGCAGGACCTGAGACCGGCCGCCGGGGAGACCACGTGAACCCGTGCGACCCCGTCGCCGCGCGGGACCCCGTCGCCGCGTGGGGCCAGGCGGCCCGAGCGGCCGGGCGGCACGGTCTGCGGGTCGCCGAGCTGCGCACGATCGCCGAGTTCGAGCGGGTGGTGCGGCTGTTCGACGACATCTGGCGTCCGGAGCCGTGGAACCCGCCGATCACGGTGGAGCTGATGCGGGCGCTGTCGCACGCGGGCGGATACGTCGCCGGGGCGTTCGACGGCGGGGACCTCGTCGGGGCCGCCGTCGCCTTCCTCGCCGCTCCGGCGGGCCAGGCGCTGCACTCGCACGTGACGGGCGCCGTACGGCC
This region includes:
- a CDS encoding Nif3-like dinuclear metal center hexameric protein; translated protein: MESISCTLAEVVECLEALYDPSWAESWDAVGLVCGDPEQAVRKVLFAVDPVAVVVDEALGWGADLVVTHHPLYLRGTTSVAATTFKGRVVHRLIRGGAALYAAHTNADVADPGVSDALARAIGLTGDLRPLQPSADDPRRGLGRIGDLPAPMPLGEFAALAASGLPRTAGPLRVAGDPGRPVRTVAVCGGAGDSLLGTARAAGVDVFLTADLRHHPASEHMEADGPALVDASHWATEWPWLADAARRLTSALAARGITVEARVSDAVTDAWTATTTDLDPRAS
- a CDS encoding dipeptidase, with amino-acid sequence MPVDTVPVDQQSLHVRSVVAETHNDLLMAVSARPPAMWASFFRERWLPQLVDGGVDVQVLPVFVESQFRPEGALRQTLRMIECAHVLAEGSPDAVALCHDGQQIDEALALGRIALVLALESMPGIDESVELIPTLHRLGVRVASIAHWGRTALADGSGQDGTGSRLTSHGVEALREMERLGMLFDISHLGATGVAHVLEIATRPVIATHSSARALRDHHRNLTDEQLRGVAAGGGVVCVNFLAAFLTEDARSATIDHLVDHIEHIAGVAGIDHVGLGPDFMREVNEDLTPPCCEGFSYSGIDSNAAVPGLEGPRGLPLVTDALVKRGFSEEEIQKILGANVMRLFRAELGRPAHDRPAHGLAQDGPVEGRERPEPERPRP
- a CDS encoding M20/M25/M40 family metallo-hydrolase; its protein translation is MLADLEELVLCESYSTDHEAVARSARVVGALGRRLLGAEPETLVIDGVTHLRWSFGRPRVLLLGHHDTVWPIGTLREHPWSVRDGVARGPGVFDMKAGLVQLFHAVASLPSPDGLTVLVVGDEELGSPTSRPLIESIASRCAAAFVLEASADGGALKTARKGISRYELTVHGRAAHAGLEPELGANAGVELAHQVLAIAGIAAQVDSSSRAGATSVTPTMLTAGTSTNTVPARGRVAVDVRVPDRAAQRRVDELMRALTPRTPGVRLELRGGPNRPPLDPAASAGLFEVAVRLAAELGMAPLRGASVGGGSDGNFTAGVGCPTLDGLGAVGGGAHAANEHVLVAEMPARARLVAALAEYVLSGGPVNGRPVNGGIDTAPQDLRPAAGETT